The Anopheles merus strain MAF chromosome 2L, AmerM5.1, whole genome shotgun sequence genome has a segment encoding these proteins:
- the LOC121591862 gene encoding NFX1-type zinc finger-containing protein 1: MSNSKNVEDDDDCDDWFNKDEEDFVVKLPSQTSAASFDEAGEGDKEDDAQGPGTSVRELLENLKFTLNDVGGSYVDSLKSAGTDRTAKFELPKGPPGKYVQTIPLTKLANILENETLSMFADICVQKEEFLATLAKKTYGEELLLVLMKIMNKLATLPLYETVRQLFGVLLEQAHFWEQLLKFFHQPAEGEKKKKKKSKVIRPTVARNDMMEVLLKFLLEAKRHVAPPLPQQAVEFCEKLRKSAPPDDKAQVELLQELTRDMQAQQDQATKQISIYPTIRDLKDGAGPPINLKQNIVKGKYQSVQHYLEVHLNLLKEDFLIPLRTGIEKYRKHMDTKGSGKSFVGENVRVHYPVKLLLPSTVNRRTAKEQLILVDLDPTERGYSNLSARYKRLALPNTKRFMNGSMVLFCDGPELNELVVAVISNRDAAQLLNGYIYVELIRMEKQREGGQDQPTGADHGMNLFNRPLLMIESEIFFEPYHQTFNALSRLREENFPLKSYIVDVTLPGKCLPGYLYQGGGHLFNYAGIQFDLKKPDEWPTKALTAAAGLNVSQFDAYRMALTSRFSLIQGPPGTGKTFIGLRIVETLLANTGEQILLICLTNHALDQFLCGVTRFTDSIVRMGGQSKHPLLDAYNVKQLQEDERIDRRLRISYYNAKQEYLKLVERFDALQQEQETLDGMTQAMQECMEELLDASRRLSELSQLNTLKLIQGFRVVAMTTTFAARNRTLLELLRTPIVVIEEAAEVLEAHIVAALTRHTAQCILIGDHKQLRPTTSTYVLSSRYRMDLSLFERMINNRFSVATMTVQHRMRPEMAGLLRPLIYPVLEDAETVATRPSVAGMMRNMFFLTHNYPEGGGPPNDSSVGDDGADEKSKKNIFECRFLLGLCEYLLAQGTYTPEDIVILTAYNGQMLQFVAEKKNRPSLHGVRIAVIDNYQGEESKIVLLSLVRSGTGGNGGTDTIGFLAHENRICVALSRAREGLYIVGNMTLLAKCSKTWHRIEGKLREQAAIGDSMPLQCVTHGQAVEVKTPEDFEELGASEERCVCGLLKR, translated from the exons ATGTCGAACTCGAAAAATGTTGAAGATGACGATGATTGTGACGATTGGTTCAACAAGGATGAGGAAGATTTCGTTGTAAAACTACCCAGCCAAACCAGCGCGGCCAGCTTCGACGAGGCAGGCGAAGGCGACAAGGAAGATGATGCTCAAGGACCGGGAACGTCCGTGCGGGAATTGTTGGAAAATTTAAAGTTTACATTAAACG ACGTTGGAGGCAGTTACGTGGATTCGCTCAAAAGTGCCGGCACCGATCGCACCGCCAAGTTTGAGCTTCCGAAGGGCCCGCCCGGAAAGTACGTGCAAACCATTCCCCTCACGAAGCTGGCCAAcattttggaaaatgaaacgcTCTCCATGTTTGCCGACATTTGCGTGCAGAAGGAAGAGTTTCTCGCCACGCTCGCGAAGAAAACGTACGGCGAGgagttgctgctggtgctgatgaAAATCATGAACAAACTTGCCACGCTACCGCTGTACGAGACGGTGCGCCAGCTGTTCGGGGTGTTGCTCGAGCAGGCACACTTCTGGGAGCAGCTGCTAAAGTTTTTCCACCAGCCGGCCGAgggggagaagaagaagaagaagaaaagcaaagTCATCCGTCCGACGGTGGCGCGGAACGATATGATGGAGGTGTTGTTGAAGTTTCTGCTCGAGGCGAAGCGGCACGTTGCGCCACCGTTACCCCAGCAGGCGGTGGAGTTTTGTGAGAAGCTGAGGAAAAGTGCACCTCCGGACGATAAGGCACAGGTGGAGCTGCTGCAAGAGCTGACAAGGGACATGCAGGCACAGCAAGATCAGGCAACCAAGCAGATTAGT ATTTATCCTACCATCCGGGATCTGAAGGATGGCGCCGGTCCTCCGATCAATCTGAAGCAAAACATCGTGAAGGGAAAATACCAAAGTGTGCAGCACTATCTGGAGGTACACTTGAATCTGCTGAAGGAAGACTTTCTAATTCCCCTGCGCACCGGCATCGAAAAGTACCGCAAGCACATGGACACGAAAGGATCGGGCAAATCGTTCGTCGGTGAGAACGTTCGCGTCCACTACCCGgtcaagctgctgctgcccagcACGGTCAATCGTCGGACGGCGAAGGAGCAGCTCATACTGGTTGATTTAGATCCGACCGAGCGCGGCTATTCCAACCTGTCGGCGCGCTACAAACGCCTAGCGCTGCCGAACACGAAACGCTTCATGAACGGGTCGATGGTACTGTTCTGCGATGGGCCGGAGCTGAACGAGCTGGTCGTCGCCGTCATTAGCAATCGCGATGCGGCTCAGCTGCTGAACGGGTACATTTACGTGGAGCTGATACGGATGGAGAAGCAAAGGGAAGGCGGGCAGGATCAGCCGACGGGCGCCGATCACGGTATGAACCTGTTCAATCGACCGTTGCTGATGATTGAGAGTGAAATCTTTTTCGAACCGTACCATCAAACCTTTAACGCGCTGAGCCGATTGCGGGAAGAGAATTTCCCGCTGAAATCTTACATCGTCGATGTGACACTGCCCGGCAAATGTTTGCCCGGCTATCTGTACCAGGGAGGTGGCCATCTTTTTAACTACGCCGGCATACAGTTCGATCTGAAGAAGCCCGACGAGTGGCCGACGAAAGCGCTGACTGCTGCGGCTGGCTTAAACGTGTCCCAATTCGACGCGTACCGAATGGCGCTCACGAGCCGGTTCTCACTCATCCAAGGACCTCCGGGCACGGGGAAAACGTTCATCGGGTTGCGGATAGTTGAGACGCTGCTGGCGAACACGGGCGAGCAGATACTGCTCATATGCCTCACCAACCATGCGCTGGATCAGTTTCTGTGCGGTGTGACCCGCTTCACGGACAGCATCGTGCGGATGGGCGGCCAGTCGAAGCACCCACTGCTCGATGCGTACAACGTGAAGCAACTGCAGGAAGACGAACGGATCGATCGAAGGTTGCGCATCAGCTACTACAATGCGAAGCAAGAGTACCTGAAGCTGGTGGAGCGGTTCGATGCGctgcagcaggagcaggagaCATTGGACGGTATGACGCAGGCGATGCAGGAGTGTATG gaaGAGCTGTTGGACGCTTCTCGGCGTTTGAGCGAATTGAGCCAGCTCAACACGCTGAAGCTCATACAGGGCTTTCGCGTAGTTGCCATGACGACCACCTTTGCCGCTCGCAATCGCACACTGCTAGAGCTGCTGCGTACGCCGATCGTCGTGATCGAGGAGGCGGCCGAAGTGCTTGAAGCGCACATTGTGGCCGCTCTCACCCGTCACACGGCGCAGTGCATCCTGATCGGTGATCACAAGCAATTGCGACCGACCACGAGCACGTACGTGCTTTCCAGTCGCTATCGGATGGATCTGTCGCTGTTCGAGCGTATGATCAATAACCGGTTCAGCGTCGCCACGATGACCGTACAGCACCGGATGCGCCCGGAGATGGCCGGTCTGCTGCGTCCCCTCATCTATCCCGTGCTGGAAGATGCTGAAACGGTTGCAACACGTCCCAGCGTAGCTGGAATGATGCGGAATATGTTCTTTTTGACGCACAACTACCCTGAAGGAGGTGGACCACCGAACGATTCGTCGGTGGGAGACGATGGAGCGGATGAAAAAtcgaagaaaaacatttttgaatGTCGATTCCTACTCGGACTGTGCGAGTATCTGCTCGCGCAAGGCACGTACACCCCGGAGGACATTGTCATACTGACGGCTTACAACGGGCAAATGTTGCAGTTCGTTGCG GAGAAGAAAAATCGTCCATCCCTGCACGGCGTACGTATTGCCGTGATTGACAACTACCAGGGCGAGGAGAGTAAAATTGTTTTACTCTCGCTAGTGCGCAGCGGAACCGGTGGCAACGGCGGTACCGATACGATCGGATTTCTGGCGCATGAAAATCGCATCTGCGTAGCGCTGTCGCGTGCACGCGAAGGGCTCTATATAGTGGGCAATATGACGCTGCTGGCGAAGTGTTCGAAAACGTGGCACCGCATCGAGGGGAAGCTGCGTGAGCAGGCCGCTATCGGCGATTCAATGCCGTTACAGTGTGTGACGCACGGACAGGCAGTGGAG gttAAAACACCGGAAGACTTTGAGGAGCTGGGAGCGAGCGAGGAGAGATGTGTATGTGGATTACTAAAAAGATAA
- the LOC121591865 gene encoding protein SHQ1 homolog, which produces MEDNLSFRTVLKCNHIDVFLDLPELDLEHESNLVLDVFPNECTFTAAPYHARIPLPQPAQPGKAFPESIDYEKNTVTFRVPLEVKAKAVDNDTPSYPYGFCHFYSGPLALETSQELKVLPNPQECSFSQRLEMKEAAEKSDFSAEHYGMDYIQFSIDQLGMDLENFPAPSKLTADQSYRIRVIVDEKVREQESYTSIEDHRAVLLSLIDILLAAVYDQLTNSNELNEANSHINIHRISGTLAYFVEYNGVQQMLRSFYRRSCTYPYYRNKDIALACVKQVLHRMSSEDRKQWIQQQLIHTYEAFKRTDCAVLNHYFIKDFIRYVELGLNEETLLQCIKEVEKLLPEIHQASLGFGEESLLQKLLQDIMGQEESDSTDSDDYESSEEDSEESDSDNESVGTDTDANPNENVLEKLMNLKLSG; this is translated from the exons ATGGAAGATAATTTAAGTTTTCGTACAGTTTTGAAGTGCAATCATATCGACGTATTTCTGGATCTACCCGAGCTTGATCTCGAACATGAAAGTAATCTAGTATTGGATGTTTTCCCTAACGAATGCACCTTTACGGCAGCACCGTATCATGCCAG AATACCTTTACCCCAGCCAGCACAACCGGGGAAAGCGTTTCCAGAAAGCATAGATTATGAGAAAAATACGGTAACGTTTCGTGTGCCACTGGAAGTTAAAGCTAAAGCTGTTGATAACGATACACCATCTTACCCGTACGGTTTCTGCCATTTCTATAGCGGTCCCCTTGCACTG GAAACCAGCCAAGAGCTGAAGGTGCTTCCCAATCCGCAGGAATGCAGCTTTTCCCAACGGCTGGAAATGAAGGAAGCGGCCGAAAAGAGTGACTTTTCCGCCGAACACTATGGCATGGATTATATTCAGTTCAGCATCGATCAGCTGGGTATGgatttggaaaactttcccgCTCCCAGCAAACTTACGGCCGACCAGTCGTACCGAATCCGGGTGATAGTGGATGAAAAGGTACGTGAACAAGAAAGCTACACCTCGATCGAAGATCATCGCGCAGTGCTGCTCAGTTTGATCGATATACTGCTGGCGGCAGTGTACGATCAGCTGACGAACAGCAACGAGCTAAATGAGGCCAATTCGCACATCAACATCCATCGAATATCGGGCACGCTGGCGTACTTTGTAGAGTACAACGGTGTGCAGCAGATGTTACGATCGTTCTACCGTCGATCCTGTACCTATCCTTACTATAGAAACAAGGACATTGCGCTGGCCTGTGTGAAGCAAGTGTTACACAGAATGTCCTCCGAAGACAGGAAGCAGTGGATACAGCAGCAGCTAATACACACGTACGAAGCATTCAAGCGAACGGACTGTGCCGTCCTGAACCATTACTTTATCAAGGATTTTATTCGCTACGTGGAGCTGGGTTTAAACGAGGAGACATTGCTGCAATGCATAAAAGAAGTCGAAAAG CTGCTTCCTGAAATCCATCAAGCAAGTCTTGGGTTCGGCGAAGAGAGCTTGCTTCAAAAATTGCTGCAGGATATAATGGGACAGGAGGAATCCGATTCTACCGACTCAGATGATTATGAATCGTCCGAAGAAGATAGTGAGGAGAGTGACAGTGATAATGAATCGGTTGGAACCGATACGGATGCTAATCCGAATGAAAATGTACTAGAGAAGCTAATGAATCTTAAGCTGTCTGGTTGA
- the LOC121594263 gene encoding uncharacterized protein LOC121594263, with product MDAVLQPLLSFFKSKPGKFIIAGGLLIVTSEIVYELYLWARKPAKPKQKSCEVFFINRRKLAQPLPSPQEFTYEHINRIISYINRAEKSICLAMYIFTMREISEAVIRAKKERSVVVRVVTCESMVGNEGSYLRDLIAEDIKVQYKYKSEYLMHHKFCLIDTDWYCANCLIEYHTEQYGEPTKNMQHTMFDKAVMSDRAGLLQRFGSSCARCNPSNRPKQAVPRRKKSTDPLPKHGVLIAGSSNWTFPGLTTHWDTVTISSLPELIDPFAAEFQRMWYELNDPLKEHATREPLYKTRRGMEGTH from the exons ATGGACGCGGTACTGCAGCCCCTTTTAAGCTTTTTTAAAAGCAAACCAGGCAAATTCATCATCGCTGGCGGATTGCTGATCGTGACGTCGGAAATCGTGTACGAGCTGTATCTATGGGCGCGTAAACCAGCCAAGCCCAAGCAAAAGTCATGTGAAGTGTTTTTCATCAATCGGCGCAAGCTAGCGCAGCCCCTGCCGAGCCCGCAGGAATTTACGTACGAGCACATCAATCGCATCATAAGCTACATAAATCGAGCGGAGAAATCCATCTGCCTGGCGATGTACATATTCACCATGCGCGAAATAAGTGAGGCTGTAATACGCGCGAAGAAGGAACGGTCGGTCGTGGTGCGTGTGGTTACGTGCGAATCGATGGTCGGCAACGAAGGTTCCTATCTGCGCGATCTGATCGCTGAAG ACATTAAGGTACAGTACAAATACAAAAGCGAGTACCTAATGCACCATAAGTTCTGTCTGATCGACACCGACTGGTACTGTGCCAACTGTCTGATCGAATACCATACCGAGCAGTACGGTGAGCCGACGAAGAATATGCAGCACACCATGTTCGATAAAGCTGTAATGAGCGACCGGGCAGGATTGTTGCAGCGGTTCGGTAGCTCGTGTGCCCGATGCAACCCGTCGAACCGTCCAAAGCAAGCCGTTCCACGGCGAAAGAAAAGCACTGATCCGCTGCCGAAGCATGGAGTTCTCATAGCGGGCTCCAGCAACTGGACATTTCCCGGCTTGACCACGCACTGGGACACCGTGACCATTTCCTCGCTGCCGGAACTGATCGATCCGTTTGCAGCCGAATTTCAAAGAATGTGGTACGAACTAAACGATCCTTTGAAGGAACATGCTACGAGGGAACCGTTGTACAAAACGAGACGCGGAATGGAAGGGACACACTGA
- the LOC121594264 gene encoding peroxisomal membrane protein PEX14 isoform X2, with the protein MSEGGSNEGAESPPPSSAAGVDSTGNSETTAPVPPLPPREHLIVTAVKFLNNPNVVRSAITKKQAFLRSKGLSEDEIQIACERAGVFTTSPTQQTVISMGVESSGGGNYAKPGYQIQPRQNFLTRMKDMLSSVALLSGLMYGVYLFYKKFIEPLLFRSKKKKTVTEQLTELNQTMTVKIDTLSAELSKIKAELNQVNQTNATVKELANFKGDLDSIKGLLLNRKQFAAPNLPVVPPSIPAWQLRSQQHQPASSEGEHDKHDDNDTGSGSGSSENDVVLKNSDSSLEIM; encoded by the exons ATGAGCGAAGGCGGTAGTAACGAGGGCGCGGAATCGCCGCCGCCGTCGAGCGCCGCCGGAGTCGACTCGACTGGCAACTCCGAAACCACAGCACCCGTGCCACCGTTGCCGCCGCGGGAACATTTG ATCGTGACTGCCGTAAAGTTCCTCAACAACCCGAACGTAGTTCGCAGTGCCATAACGAAGAAGCAGGCGTTCCTGCGCTCCAAAGGACTGTCGGAGGATGAGATACAGATCGCATGCGAGCGAGCGGGCGTCTTTACGACCAGCCCCACACAACAGACGGTCATCAGCATGGGTGTGGAGTCGAGTGGTGGCGGTAACTATGCCAAGCCCGGTTACCAAATTCAGCCAAGGCAAAACTTCCTTACTCGCATGAAGGACATGCTCAGCTCGGTGGCCCTACTGAGCGGACTGATGTATGGCGTGTACTTGTTCTATAAG AAATTCATTGAACCGCTGCTATTCcgcagcaagaagaagaaaaccgtCACCGAACAGCTGACGGAGCTTAATCAGACGATGACGGTGAAGATTGACACGCTGAGTGCCGAGCTGAGCAAAATCAAGGCCGAACTGAACCAGGTAAACCAAACCAATGCAACCGTAAAGGAGCTGGCCAACTTTAAGGGCGATCTTGATTCGATTAAGGGACTGCTATTGAACAG AAAACAATTCGCCGCACCAAACCTTCCGGTCGTTCCACCGTCCATCCCGGCATGGCAGCTACGTTCCCAGCAACATCAACCGGCCAGCAGCGAGGGCGAGCACGACAAGCACGACGACAATGACACCGGATCGGGTTCTGGGTCGAGTGAAAATGATGTCGTCCTGAAGAACAGCGACAGCAGCCTGGAGATTAtgtaa
- the LOC121594264 gene encoding peroxisomal membrane protein PEX14 isoform X1, protein MSEGGSNEGAESPPPSSAAGVDSTGNSETTAPVPPLPPREHLIVTAVKFLNNPNVVRSAITKKQAFLRSKGLSEDEIQIACERAGVFTTSPTQQTVISMGVESSGGGNYAKPGYQIQPRQNFLTRMKDMLSSVALLSGLMYGVYLFYKKFIEPLLFRSKKKKTVTEQLTELNQTMTVKIDTLSAELSKIKAELNQVNQTNATVKELANFKGDLDSIKGLLLNRKQFAAPNLPVVPPSIPAWQLRSQQHQPASSEGEHDKHDDNDTGSGSGSSENDVVLKNSDSSLEIIS, encoded by the exons ATGAGCGAAGGCGGTAGTAACGAGGGCGCGGAATCGCCGCCGCCGTCGAGCGCCGCCGGAGTCGACTCGACTGGCAACTCCGAAACCACAGCACCCGTGCCACCGTTGCCGCCGCGGGAACATTTG ATCGTGACTGCCGTAAAGTTCCTCAACAACCCGAACGTAGTTCGCAGTGCCATAACGAAGAAGCAGGCGTTCCTGCGCTCCAAAGGACTGTCGGAGGATGAGATACAGATCGCATGCGAGCGAGCGGGCGTCTTTACGACCAGCCCCACACAACAGACGGTCATCAGCATGGGTGTGGAGTCGAGTGGTGGCGGTAACTATGCCAAGCCCGGTTACCAAATTCAGCCAAGGCAAAACTTCCTTACTCGCATGAAGGACATGCTCAGCTCGGTGGCCCTACTGAGCGGACTGATGTATGGCGTGTACTTGTTCTATAAG AAATTCATTGAACCGCTGCTATTCcgcagcaagaagaagaaaaccgtCACCGAACAGCTGACGGAGCTTAATCAGACGATGACGGTGAAGATTGACACGCTGAGTGCCGAGCTGAGCAAAATCAAGGCCGAACTGAACCAGGTAAACCAAACCAATGCAACCGTAAAGGAGCTGGCCAACTTTAAGGGCGATCTTGATTCGATTAAGGGACTGCTATTGAACAG AAAACAATTCGCCGCACCAAACCTTCCGGTCGTTCCACCGTCCATCCCGGCATGGCAGCTACGTTCCCAGCAACATCAACCGGCCAGCAGCGAGGGCGAGCACGACAAGCACGACGACAATGACACCGGATCGGGTTCTGGGTCGAGTGAAAATGATGTCGTCCTGAAGAACAGCGACAGCAGCCTGGAGATTAt ATCTTAA
- the LOC121594265 gene encoding CTD nuclear envelope phosphatase 1 homolog isoform X2 yields MPMLSHFQMNFRVFLVLASKLWTCICFMFKRQVRAHQPVRYQLFPLSPVSRHRLSMVQRKTLVLDLDETLIHSHHDAMPRNTVKPGTPHDFTVKVTIDRHPVRFFVHKRPHVDYFLDIVSQWYDLVVFTASMEIYGAAVADKLDNGRNILRRRYYRQHCTPDFGSYTKDLSAICSDLNRIFIIDNSPGAYRCFPNNAIPIKSWFSDPMDICLLSLLPLLDALRFTNDVRSVLSRNLHLHRLW; encoded by the exons ATGCCAATGTTGTCACATTTTCAAATGAACTTTCGCGTGTTTCTCGTACTGGCGTCGAAGTTATGGACATGCATCTGCTTCATGTTCAAGCGGCAGGTTCGGGCG CATCAACCGGTGAGGTATCAGCTGTTCCCGCTGTCGCCGGTCTCCCGCCACCGGCTGAGCATGGTCCAGCGGAAGACGCTGGTGCTGGACCTGGACGAGACGCTCATACACTCCCACCATGACGCGATGCCGCGCAACACGGTCAAGCCGGGGACGCCGCACGACTTCACGGTCAAGGTGACGATCGATCGGCATCCGGTGCGCTTCTTCGTGCACAAGCGGCCCCACGTCGATTACTTCCTGGACATT GTTTCACAATGGTACGATTTGGTCGTGTTTACCGCCAGCATGGAGATTTACGGTGCAGCCGTAGCCGATAAGCTAGACAACGGACGTAACATCCTGCGACGGCGCTACTACCGACAGCACTGTACGCCCGACTTTGGCTCGTACACCAAGGACCTGTCGGCGATATGCAGCGATCTTAATAGA ATATTCATCATCGACAACTCACCGGGTGCATACCGATGTTTCCCCAACAACGCAATACCGATCAAATCGTGGTTCTCCGATCCGATGGACATTTGTCTGCTGTCACTGTTGCCACTGCTGGACGCGCTAAGGTTTACGAACGATGTGCGATCGGTGCTGTCCCGCAATCTACACCTTCACCGTTTGTGGTAG
- the LOC121594265 gene encoding CTD nuclear envelope phosphatase 1 homolog isoform X1 — MPMLSHFQMNFRVFLVLASKLWTCICFMFKRQVRAFVQHQPVRYQLFPLSPVSRHRLSMVQRKTLVLDLDETLIHSHHDAMPRNTVKPGTPHDFTVKVTIDRHPVRFFVHKRPHVDYFLDIVSQWYDLVVFTASMEIYGAAVADKLDNGRNILRRRYYRQHCTPDFGSYTKDLSAICSDLNRIFIIDNSPGAYRCFPNNAIPIKSWFSDPMDICLLSLLPLLDALRFTNDVRSVLSRNLHLHRLW; from the exons ATGCCAATGTTGTCACATTTTCAAATGAACTTTCGCGTGTTTCTCGTACTGGCGTCGAAGTTATGGACATGCATCTGCTTCATGTTCAAGCGGCAGGTTCGGGCG TTTGTACAGCATCAACCGGTGAGGTATCAGCTGTTCCCGCTGTCGCCGGTCTCCCGCCACCGGCTGAGCATGGTCCAGCGGAAGACGCTGGTGCTGGACCTGGACGAGACGCTCATACACTCCCACCATGACGCGATGCCGCGCAACACGGTCAAGCCGGGGACGCCGCACGACTTCACGGTCAAGGTGACGATCGATCGGCATCCGGTGCGCTTCTTCGTGCACAAGCGGCCCCACGTCGATTACTTCCTGGACATT GTTTCACAATGGTACGATTTGGTCGTGTTTACCGCCAGCATGGAGATTTACGGTGCAGCCGTAGCCGATAAGCTAGACAACGGACGTAACATCCTGCGACGGCGCTACTACCGACAGCACTGTACGCCCGACTTTGGCTCGTACACCAAGGACCTGTCGGCGATATGCAGCGATCTTAATAGA ATATTCATCATCGACAACTCACCGGGTGCATACCGATGTTTCCCCAACAACGCAATACCGATCAAATCGTGGTTCTCCGATCCGATGGACATTTGTCTGCTGTCACTGTTGCCACTGCTGGACGCGCTAAGGTTTACGAACGATGTGCGATCGGTGCTGTCCCGCAATCTACACCTTCACCGTTTGTGGTAG
- the LOC121594266 gene encoding charged multivesicular body protein 6, with translation MGNIFGKTKTKPVSRVTEQDKAVLQLKQQRDKLKQYQKRIELSLEKDRELAKKCLASGRKERAKTLLRKKKYQEKLLSNTDAQLETLEKLASDIEFAQVEAQVVSGLKVGNEALKKVNEILSIDEVEQILDETRESIEKQQEIDALLNGVLSEEDEDEVLAELEDLISAEQPKELETEDISTRLPDVPDEELVQERKRKEKDTSGASKKVALEA, from the exons ATGGGAAACATTTTcggaaaaactaaaacaaaacccgTCAGTCGGGTGACGGAGCAGGACAAAGCTGTTCTG CAACTGAAGCAACAGCGTGATAAGCTAAAGCAATATCAAAAGCGCATCGAACTTTCGCTGGAAAAGGATCGCGAGCTGGCCAAGAAATGTTTAGCCAGTGGGCGGAAGGA ACGTGCCAAAACGTTGCTGCGCAAGAAAAAGTACCAGGAGAAGCTACTGAGCAATACGGACGCGCAGCTGGAAACGCTGGAAAAGCTTGCCTCCGACATCGAGTTCGCACAGGTCGAAGCGCAGGTGGTAAGCGGACTGAAGGTAGGCAACGAGGCGCTTAAGAAGGTCAACGAAATCCTGTCCATCGACGAGGTGGAGCAAATACTGGACGAAACAAGGGAGAGCATCGAAAAGCAGCAGGAAATCGACGCACTGCTCAACGGTGTGCTGAGCGAGGAAGACGAGGACGAAGTGTTGGCCGAGCTGGAGGATCTTATCAGTGCGGAGCAGCCAAAGGAGCTAGAAACGGAGGACATCTCCACCCGGTTGCCCGACGTACCGGATGAAGAACTCGTTCAGGAGCGCAAGCGCAAGGAGAAGG ATACATCCGGAGCGAGCAAAAAGGTTGCCTTGGAGGCTTAA